In the genome of Kitasatospora cathayae, one region contains:
- a CDS encoding trypsin-like serine peptidase: protein MRTISTSSTASTNGITSANSAVGTRGRRVAAAGAALLAALTLTAAACGPDGPTAPVTPPAALPKAAPTSLGDLSGWKLEDWARYVADSGFTNQTAPGYWTTARMAAARARPTPEYSLTAASPATVQRDAPPAAVQARPQPHPYGRDSALVGKLLMTTPQGDSACSATVVSDPLDPGRSNLVFTAAHCLHDGRGGGWVKNLVFVPAFNRDGQTGNQDGRGARGKPDDDRQAAPYGRWTAVRALVSPTWLQESGVGAHDQYDYGIVRVRAESGSGPSLEETVGGSVPVWFNAPREQVTSAAAFGYPVERPFDGMELEHCDSTAAPGRLSFDRARPPMYVIGCTMTGGAGGGGWFITKDGKPNLVSVSSIGDRGPAGYLAGPSLQDQAKQAFDYFAKNVK, encoded by the coding sequence TTGCGCACCATCAGCACCAGCAGCACTGCCAGCACCAACGGAATCACCAGCGCCAATAGCGCCGTCGGCACCAGGGGACGGCGGGTCGCCGCGGCCGGCGCCGCGCTGCTCGCCGCCCTGACGCTCACCGCGGCCGCCTGCGGGCCGGACGGCCCCACCGCCCCGGTCACCCCGCCGGCGGCACTGCCCAAGGCCGCGCCCACCAGCCTGGGTGACCTGAGCGGCTGGAAGCTGGAGGACTGGGCCCGGTACGTCGCCGACAGCGGCTTCACCAACCAGACGGCCCCCGGCTACTGGACGACCGCCCGGATGGCGGCCGCCCGGGCCCGGCCCACCCCCGAGTACTCGCTGACCGCCGCCTCGCCGGCCACCGTCCAGCGGGACGCCCCGCCCGCCGCCGTCCAGGCCCGGCCGCAGCCGCACCCGTACGGCCGGGACTCCGCCCTGGTCGGCAAGCTGCTGATGACCACGCCCCAGGGCGACTCGGCCTGTTCCGCCACGGTGGTCTCCGACCCGCTCGACCCGGGCCGCAGCAACCTGGTCTTCACCGCCGCGCACTGCCTGCACGACGGCAGGGGCGGCGGCTGGGTGAAGAACCTGGTCTTCGTGCCCGCCTTCAACCGGGACGGACAGACGGGCAACCAGGACGGCCGGGGGGCCCGTGGCAAGCCGGACGACGACCGGCAGGCGGCCCCGTACGGCCGCTGGACGGCGGTGCGCGCGCTGGTGTCGCCGACCTGGCTCCAGGAGAGCGGCGTCGGCGCCCACGACCAGTACGACTACGGGATCGTCCGGGTGCGCGCCGAGTCCGGCTCCGGCCCCTCCCTGGAGGAGACCGTCGGCGGTTCCGTCCCGGTCTGGTTCAACGCCCCGCGCGAGCAGGTCACCTCGGCCGCCGCCTTCGGCTACCCGGTCGAGCGGCCCTTCGACGGCATGGAGCTGGAGCACTGCGACTCCACCGCCGCGCCGGGCCGGCTGTCCTTCGACCGGGCCCGCCCGCCGATGTACGTGATCGGCTGCACCATGACCGGCGGCGCGGGCGGCGGCGGCTGGTTCATCACCAAGGACGGCAAGCCCAACCTGGTCAGCGTCAGCTCGATCGGCGACCGCGGCCCGGCCGGGTACCTGGCCGGCCCGTCCCTGCAGGACCAGGCGAAGCAGGCCTTCGACTACTTCGCCAAGAACGTGAAGTAG